One Thermomonas paludicola genomic window, CGCGTTTGAATTCCGCCAACAGGGCGTTGAACGCCTGCCCCTCGGTCGTGCAGCCGGGGGTCGAGTCCTTGGGATAGAAGTACAGCACCAGCCAAAGGCCTGCGTAGTCGCCAAGCCTGGCCGATCCACCGCTGGACAGGGCAAGCGGCAGGTCGGGGAGGTGGTCGCCGGGGTTGAGCATGGCGCTCAATATTTCATGGGATCCATGATGGCGTCGAGGTTCAGGTGATCGCAGAACTCGAGGAAGTCGTCGCGCAATGCGGCGATGTGCATCTCGGCCGGCACGCCGATGGTCAGCTGCGCGGAAAACATGTCGGCTCCGGTTTGCATCGCCCGATAGCGCGCGCAGTGCAGGCTTTCGATGGTGATGCCCTGATGGTCGAAGAAATCCGCCAGCTGGAACAGGATGCCCGGCTTGTCGGAGGCGATCACCTCGACCACGTAGGGCAACAGGTTGGATTGCACGGGCTTGGCGCCGGTGCGGTACCAGATCAGCTTCAGGCCTTCTTCGCGCTCCAGCTTGGCCAGCATGGTTTCCAGCTTGGCTACCGCGTCCCATGCGCCGGTCACCAGCGCGGTCACCGACACATCGCGCCCCACCGTGGCCAACCGGGTGTCCACCAGATTGCAGCCCGAGTCGGCGATGCGGCGAGTGACCGCCAGCAGTGGCGATTGCGGGTGCGTGGTGTAGGCGGTGATCAGCAAGTGGTTTTCTTGCGGAGCGGGCCGGGCGGCAGGTTTGCTCAAAGCGGGATTCCAGAAACGGGAGGGAATTTCGTCGCGTGCAGCGGCGCAGGGGCCAGCATACTTGCCGGCGCTTTCCAGCCGCAAGTAAGATCAGCGGCAATCGCGCGTTTCCTCCACCTGCGCCGCGCCCTGCGCTGCGCCCAGCCCGAGCCACTTCCTTGCAACTTTCCGGCAGCATCACCGCGCTGGCGACGCCGTTCACGGCGGCTGGCGACATCGATTTCCTCGCCTGGGAGCGCCTGCTGCAGGCGCAGCTGGATGCGGGCACGCAGGCGGTCGTGGTCGCAGGCTCGACCGGCGAGGCGGCCGCCCTTTTCGACGAGGAATACGACCGCTTGCTGCGCAGTGCGGTCGAACTGATCGCCGGGCGGATGCCGGTGCTGGCCGGCACCGGGCAATCCAGCACCGCCAAGACGATCCTCTGCAACCGCCGGGTCGCGGCGCTGGGTGCCGATGCCGCGCTGGTGGTGACGCCGCCCTACGTGCGCCCCACGCAAAGCGGCCTGTTGGCGCATTTCCGCGCGGTGGCCGATGAGGGGGCGCTGCCGGTGGTGCTGTACAACGTGCCGGGCCGCACCGGCTGCGACCTGCTGCCGGAGACTGCCGGCGACCTGTCATTGCATCCGAACATCATCGGCATCAAGGAGGCCCGCTCCGACGCCGAGCGCATGCAGGCGCTGCTGCCGTTGCGCCGCGATGGATTTGCCGTGCTCAGCGGGGACGATCCCACGGCGGTCCGGGCCATGCTGGCAGGCGCCGATGGCGTGATTTCGGTGGCCTCCAATGTGGTGCCACGCAGTTTCCGCCGCCTGTGTGACGACGCCCGCAGTGGCGATGCGGCTGCGGCACAGGCGATGGACGAGGCGCTTGCCGAGCTGTATCACTTCCTCGGGGTGGAATCCAACCCGATCCCGCTGAAGGCCCTGCTCGCGCTGGACGGCATCGGTCACGGCCTCCGCCTGCCGCTGCAGCCGT contains:
- a CDS encoding glycine cleavage system protein R, producing the protein MPSRFWNPALSKPAARPAPQENHLLITAYTTHPQSPLLAVTRRIADSGCNLVDTRLATVGRDVSVTALVTGAWDAVAKLETMLAKLEREEGLKLIWYRTGAKPVQSNLLPYVVEVIASDKPGILFQLADFFDHQGITIESLHCARYRAMQTGADMFSAQLTIGVPAEMHIAALRDDFLEFCDHLNLDAIMDPMKY
- the dapA gene encoding 4-hydroxy-tetrahydrodipicolinate synthase, with amino-acid sequence MQLSGSITALATPFTAAGDIDFLAWERLLQAQLDAGTQAVVVAGSTGEAAALFDEEYDRLLRSAVELIAGRMPVLAGTGQSSTAKTILCNRRVAALGADAALVVTPPYVRPTQSGLLAHFRAVADEGALPVVLYNVPGRTGCDLLPETAGDLSLHPNIIGIKEARSDAERMQALLPLRRDGFAVLSGDDPTAVRAMLAGADGVISVASNVVPRSFRRLCDDARSGDAAAAQAMDEALAELYHFLGVESNPIPLKALLALDGIGHGLRLPLQPLSSAHAGQASRLHASIRQLEERSRSTAA